In Geminocystis sp. NIES-3708, a single window of DNA contains:
- a CDS encoding DUF4126 domain-containing protein, with protein MIVEHLSIIQVLAILSASAAGGMRIGLPLLIIGLVRIDELWSNIPLLSSLNPQLIIGILTSWSLFELFGTKKLIGLRIVQIVQLIFSPLAGGLMAIGVSRLIEVEITPLWLLGLIGGLFALVLKFVQVGWFFRLGKIPIGFIFLEDFLSAVLVIFALNAPENGGLIAFMLLWIALRSSTEWKRRLKTEEKK; from the coding sequence GTGATTGTAGAACATTTATCAATAATTCAAGTTTTAGCGATACTCTCAGCATCCGCCGCAGGAGGTATGAGAATCGGCTTACCATTACTAATCATTGGCTTGGTGCGTATTGATGAATTATGGAGTAATATTCCTTTGTTGTCATCATTAAATCCCCAACTTATCATTGGGATTCTTACCAGTTGGTCACTTTTTGAATTATTTGGTACAAAAAAACTCATTGGTTTACGTATTGTACAAATTGTACAGTTAATTTTTAGTCCTCTAGCAGGAGGATTAATGGCTATAGGAGTATCACGTTTAATTGAAGTTGAAATTACTCCTCTTTGGTTATTAGGTTTAATCGGTGGATTATTCGCATTAGTATTAAAATTCGTACAAGTGGGATGGTTTTTTCGTTTAGGCAAAATTCCCATCGGATTTATTTTTTTAGAAGATTTTTTATCGGCAGTTTTAGTTATTTTTGCTCTTAATGCCCCAGAAAATGGTGGTTTAATTGCTTTTATGTTACTGTGGATTGCTCTGCGTAGTTCCACTGAATGGAAACGTAGATTGAAAACAGAAGAGAAAAAGTAA
- the pdxA gene encoding 4-hydroxythreonine-4-phosphate dehydrogenase PdxA: MTLSDSHKINLAITLGDPASIGSEIILKALSHSLVSTQANITIIGSQICLEKTYNHFKNKSNINLAHPDILNIFDINTSSDFTWGEGNADTGKASFLYLEKAIELTLEGKFDGIVTAPTAKILWQKAGYDYPGQTEVLAQKSGVDKFAMMFVGKSPHTGWTLRTLLATTHIPLKAVSDTLNSDLMDLKLDLLIHTLKQDFNLTHPHIAIAGLNPHSGEDGKLGTEEKEWLNDWLDNARKRCPQAKLTGLIPPDTMWIKPAQAWYHNPNIPVADAFFALYHDQGLIPVKSMAFEQAINTTIGLPFIRTSPDHGTAFDIAGQGIANPNSMISAIELAIVLSKNRKKINQQICPS; the protein is encoded by the coding sequence ATGACTTTGTCTGACTCTCATAAAATTAACTTAGCTATTACTTTAGGAGATCCTGCTAGTATTGGTTCAGAAATTATACTCAAGGCTTTATCACATTCTCTGGTTTCCACTCAAGCAAATATAACTATTATTGGTTCTCAAATTTGTTTAGAAAAAACTTATAATCATTTTAAAAATAAAAGTAATATTAATTTAGCACATCCTGATATATTAAACATTTTTGATATTAACACATCTTCTGACTTTACTTGGGGTGAAGGTAATGCTGATACGGGTAAAGCCAGTTTTTTATATTTAGAAAAGGCAATCGAGTTGACTTTAGAAGGTAAATTTGATGGTATCGTCACTGCACCCACTGCAAAAATTTTATGGCAAAAAGCTGGTTATGATTATCCAGGGCAAACTGAAGTACTAGCACAAAAATCAGGAGTTGATAAATTTGCCATGATGTTTGTGGGCAAATCTCCTCATACAGGATGGACATTACGCACTCTTTTAGCTACCACTCATATCCCCTTAAAAGCTGTTTCTGATACCCTTAACTCCGACTTGATGGATTTAAAGTTAGATTTATTAATTCATACTCTCAAACAGGATTTTAATTTAACTCATCCCCATATTGCCATCGCTGGATTAAATCCTCATAGTGGTGAAGATGGAAAATTAGGCACAGAGGAAAAAGAATGGTTAAATGATTGGTTAGATAATGCAAGGAAACGCTGTCCACAGGCAAAATTAACAGGGTTGATTCCTCCTGATACGATGTGGATAAAACCTGCTCAAGCATGGTATCATAACCCTAATATTCCCGTTGCTGACGCTTTTTTTGCCCTATATCATGATCAAGGTTTAATACCTGTGAAATCTATGGCTTTTGAACAAGCAATTAATACAACTATTGGCTTACCTTTTATTCGTACTTCTCCCGATCATGGTACTGCTTTTGATATTGCAGGGCAAGGTATCGCTAACCCTAATAGTATGATTTCTGCTATTGAATTGGCGATCGTCTTGTCTAAAAATAGAAAGAAAATAAATCAACAAATCTGCCCTTCTTAA
- the prmA gene encoding 50S ribosomal protein L11 methyltransferase: protein MTTPWWEIKINHIPALEDTIFWRLQEFGCKGTALAKEKDSWFIKAYIPTITKEVMDLAALSMWLKQDVILEGDDSLDITWKLIDDEDWASSWKEHWQPMEIGDRFCIYPAWIEPPKESQRIIIRLDPGSAFGTGVHATTQLCLESLEMRLDEPEKGLIIADIGCGSGILSIGAKLLGAKQVYATDIDPLATKATRENSELNHVGGIEVFDGSIDQLKLIPGLKFDGIVCNILAEVIKTLIPTMTEIIKPNGWVILSGILVDQSIDISTILEKNGWTIASLWKRGEWCCLNARRLK from the coding sequence ATGACTACTCCTTGGTGGGAAATAAAAATTAATCACATTCCAGCATTAGAAGATACTATATTTTGGCGTTTGCAGGAATTTGGCTGTAAAGGCACAGCATTAGCGAAAGAAAAAGATTCTTGGTTTATTAAGGCTTATATTCCCACTATTACGAAAGAAGTAATGGATTTAGCCGCACTTTCTATGTGGTTAAAACAAGATGTCATTTTAGAAGGTGATGATTCTTTAGATATTACGTGGAAACTGATTGATGATGAGGATTGGGCTAGTAGTTGGAAAGAACACTGGCAACCCATGGAAATAGGCGATCGCTTTTGTATTTATCCTGCTTGGATTGAACCGCCGAAAGAATCCCAGAGAATTATTATTCGTCTTGATCCCGGTTCTGCTTTTGGTACAGGTGTTCATGCTACCACTCAACTTTGCTTGGAATCTTTAGAAATGAGACTGGATGAACCAGAAAAAGGGCTTATTATTGCTGATATTGGATGTGGTTCAGGTATTTTATCTATCGGGGCGAAATTGTTAGGAGCAAAACAAGTATATGCAACAGATATTGATCCTTTAGCAACTAAAGCGACTAGAGAAAATAGTGAGTTAAATCATGTCGGAGGAATAGAAGTTTTTGACGGTAGTATAGATCAATTAAAACTCATTCCTGGACTTAAATTTGATGGTATTGTCTGTAATATTTTAGCGGAAGTGATTAAAACTTTGATTCCTACTATGACAGAAATTATTAAACCAAATGGTTGGGTGATTTTAAGTGGAATTTTAGTAGATCAATCTATTGATATTAGTACGATTTTAGAAAAAAATGGTTGGACGATCGCTTCTTTATGGAAACGGGGAGAGTGGTGCTGTTTAAATGCTCGTCGTCTTAAATAG
- a CDS encoding lipopolysaccharide assembly protein LapB: protein MKLLLHKNFNSCFIYLLLIFTFPSEISLAQTVEIVNPLTVNFEDELLPKIKRDLTNLEKKRIQEKINELDNLAETELSAGNDDLAFGLWYKAINLSRALGADSELKIITRVGNFAWDKSRNQDINFLTERITILESMFTKNNKINSDYLSLFINAYEALHNLDKSIIIHQQNLELARLNNNNEQQKISLQKLGQFYLSKFDYYRAEPIYQELLNISRLEKDYLAEGIYLQKLAEISGAIVQPENAVKYKQELAGSYAQNQNLSALSLLKIAIGDDYKTLKKPEEATKSYQEAFNIAWELKQYAVAGDALRKLGILYQEYEQLDSALQIYQELIKVEQLSYNFYGLMNTYDYIGIIYSKKEDYSSAVQFYQKALEISRSLSHKEDYFLGKINEIQTKN from the coding sequence ATGAAATTACTTTTACATAAAAATTTTAATAGTTGCTTTATTTATTTATTATTAATTTTTACTTTTCCATCAGAAATTAGTTTAGCTCAAACTGTAGAAATAGTTAATCCTCTTACGGTGAATTTTGAAGATGAATTATTACCGAAAATTAAACGAGATTTAACAAATTTAGAAAAAAAAAGAATTCAAGAAAAAATTAATGAATTAGATAATTTAGCTGAAACTGAACTGTCAGCAGGAAATGATGATTTAGCTTTTGGTCTGTGGTATAAAGCTATTAATTTAAGTAGAGCTTTGGGTGCAGATTCTGAGTTAAAAATAATAACAAGAGTGGGTAATTTTGCTTGGGATAAAAGTCGTAATCAAGATATTAATTTTTTAACTGAAAGAATTACTATATTAGAATCAATGTTTACTAAAAATAATAAAATAAATTCAGACTATTTATCTTTATTTATAAACGCTTATGAAGCTTTACACAATTTAGATAAATCAATAATTATTCATCAACAAAATTTAGAATTAGCCAGATTAAATAATAATAATGAACAACAAAAAATTAGTTTACAAAAATTAGGACAATTCTATTTATCTAAATTTGATTATTATCGTGCTGAACCAATTTACCAAGAATTATTAAATATCTCAAGACTAGAAAAAGATTATTTAGCTGAGGGAATTTATTTACAAAAACTAGCTGAAATTAGTGGGGCGATCGTACAACCAGAAAATGCGGTTAAATATAAACAAGAATTAGCAGGGAGTTATGCACAAAATCAAAATTTATCAGCTTTATCTTTACTAAAAATTGCCATCGGAGATGATTATAAAACCTTAAAAAAGCCAGAAGAAGCCACAAAATCTTATCAAGAAGCCTTTAATATTGCATGGGAATTAAAACAATATGCAGTAGCTGGAGATGCTTTACGAAAATTAGGAATACTATATCAAGAATATGAACAATTAGACTCAGCTTTACAAATTTATCAAGAATTAATTAAAGTTGAACAATTGTCATATAATTTTTATGGCTTAATGAATACTTATGACTATATAGGAATTATTTATAGTAAAAAAGAAGATTATTCTTCAGCTGTTCAATTTTATCAAAAAGCTCTTGAAATTTCTCGTAGTCTTAGTCATAAAGAAGACTATTTTTTAGGAAAAATTAACGAAATACAAACAAAAAATTAA
- the serA gene encoding phosphoglycerate dehydrogenase: protein MAKVLVSDPVDEAGIKILSQVAQVDVKTGLSPTELSGIIGEYDALMIRSGTQVTAEVIEAANQLKIIGRAGVGVDNVDVPSATRKGIVVVNSPEGNTIAAAEHALAMMLSLSRHIPDANESVKAKKWDRKNFMGTEVYKKTLGVVGLGKIGSHVATAAKAMGMKILAYDPFISQERANQLGCILVDLDMIFTESDYITLHVPKTKETANLINAESLAKMKPTTRIINCSRGGIIDEDALYDALASGQIAGAALDVFSSEPLGESRLRELGSNVILTPHLGASTAEAQVNVAIDVAEQIRDVLLGLPARSAVNIPGLNPDVMEKLRPYMRLAETLGTLVGQLAGDRIESFNVKLQGDLADSNSQPLVVAAIKGLLSKALRERVNYVNAAIEAKERGIHVIDSRDSTIKDYSNSIYLEATGTKGTHSVRGALLNEGEIRITNLNDYPVNVLPNNYMLFTLHRDMPGIIGKIGSLLGSFNVNIASMQVGRKIVRGDAVMVLTIDDPLPEGILAEIIKVPGVTDAYTVNL from the coding sequence ATGGCAAAAGTTCTAGTATCCGATCCTGTAGATGAAGCAGGAATTAAAATTCTATCTCAAGTCGCTCAAGTAGATGTCAAAACAGGATTATCACCAACTGAATTATCGGGTATTATTGGGGAATATGATGCCTTAATGATTCGCTCTGGTACTCAAGTTACTGCAGAAGTTATCGAAGCCGCAAATCAATTAAAAATTATTGGTCGTGCTGGAGTTGGAGTTGATAATGTAGATGTACCTTCAGCTACCCGTAAAGGTATTGTCGTCGTCAATTCCCCTGAAGGAAATACTATTGCCGCAGCCGAGCACGCTTTAGCAATGATGTTATCTCTTTCTCGTCATATTCCCGATGCCAATGAATCCGTAAAGGCAAAAAAATGGGATCGTAAAAACTTCATGGGTACAGAAGTTTACAAAAAAACTTTAGGTGTTGTCGGTTTGGGAAAAATAGGCTCTCATGTTGCTACCGCAGCTAAAGCAATGGGGATGAAAATTTTAGCTTATGATCCTTTTATTTCTCAAGAAAGAGCAAATCAATTAGGTTGTATTTTAGTCGATTTAGATATGATTTTTACTGAATCTGACTATATTACCCTTCATGTACCCAAAACGAAAGAAACAGCTAATCTTATCAATGCGGAATCTTTAGCTAAAATGAAACCTACCACTAGAATTATCAATTGTTCTCGTGGTGGTATTATCGATGAGGATGCTCTCTATGATGCCTTAGCTAGTGGACAAATTGCTGGTGCGGCTTTAGATGTATTTTCTTCTGAGCCTTTAGGAGAATCTCGATTGAGAGAATTGGGCAGCAATGTAATTTTAACCCCCCATTTAGGTGCATCCACTGCCGAAGCTCAAGTTAATGTAGCCATCGATGTTGCAGAACAAATCAGAGATGTCTTATTAGGTTTACCTGCTAGAAGTGCGGTTAATATCCCCGGATTAAATCCTGATGTAATGGAAAAACTTCGTCCTTATATGCGTTTAGCGGAAACTTTAGGTACTTTGGTCGGACAATTAGCTGGCGATCGCATCGAAAGTTTTAATGTAAAATTACAAGGAGATTTAGCAGATAGTAATAGTCAACCCTTAGTTGTGGCAGCTATTAAAGGTTTGTTATCTAAAGCATTACGGGAAAGAGTAAATTATGTAAATGCAGCTATCGAAGCAAAAGAGAGAGGTATTCATGTTATTGACTCCAGAGACTCTACCATCAAAGATTACAGTAACTCAATTTATTTAGAAGCTACTGGTACAAAAGGCACTCATTCCGTGCGAGGTGCATTACTTAACGAGGGTGAAATTCGCATTACCAACCTTAATGATTATCCTGTTAACGTACTTCCTAATAACTATATGCTATTTACCTTACATAGAGATATGCCCGGTATTATCGGTAAAATAGGCTCATTATTAGGTAGTTTTAATGTAAATATTGCGAGTATGCAAGTCGGACGTAAAATTGTGCGCGGTGATGCTGTAATGGTATTAACCATTGATGATCCTTTACCTGAAGGTATTTTAGCCGAAATTATTAAAGTACCAGGGGTTACTGATGCTTATACTGTAAACCTGTAA